Genomic segment of Scyliorhinus torazame isolate Kashiwa2021f chromosome 7, sScyTor2.1, whole genome shotgun sequence:
TATCTGATgtagtgtacactgtatttgaAGTGTATACTCTATTTGATGAAGTTTAGAGTGTATTTGATGTAGTAGTGTACACTATTTGATGAAGTGTGCACTCTATTTGATGtagtgtgcactgtatttgatgaagtgtacactgtatttgatgtagtgtacactgtatttggtgtagtgtacactgtatttgatgaagtgtacactgtatttgatgtGTACACCGTATTTGATgtagtgtacactgtatttgatgaagtgtacactgtatttgatgaagtgtagACTGTATTTGGTGTAGTGTACACTGTATTTTATGTAGTGTATACTGTATTTGATGTAGTGTACACAGTATCTGATgtagtgtacactgtatttgaAGTGTATACTCTATTTGATGACGTTTAGAGTGTATTTGATGTATTAGTGTCCACTATTTGATGAAGTGTGCAACCTATTTGATGTAGTGTATACTCTATTTGATGAGgtgtacactgtatttgatgtAGTGTACACTGTATTTGGTGTAGTGTACACCGTATTTGATGAAGTGTAGACTGTATTTCATGCagtgtacactgtatttgatgaagtgtgcactctatttgatgtagtgtacactgtatttgatgaagtgtacactgtatttgatgtagtgtacactgtatttgatgtAGTGTACACAGTATTTGATGTAGTGTACACTATATTTGAAGTGTAAACTGTACTTGATGAAGTGTACATGACATTTGATGTAGTGTACACTTGATTTGATGAAGTGTAGACCGTATTTGATGTAgtagtgtacactgtatttgatgtAGTGTACACTATATTGTTGAGgtgtacactgtatttgatgtAATGTACACTGTATTTGATGACGTGTACACAGTATTTGATGAagtggatcctctcggaaggagcgatcacaatatggtggaatttaaacaacAGTTGGAGGGtgtgaaggtaaaatcaaacactagtgttttgtgcttaaacaaaggagattacaattggATGAGAGAAGAAGTAGCTAAtgtaaactgggagcaaagactttatggtgaaaaagctgaggaacagtggagaaccttccaagcgatttttcacagtgctcagaaaaggtttataccaacaaaaaggaaggacggcagaaagaaggaaaatcgaccatggatattgaaggaaataagggagagtatcaaattgaaggaaaaagcagacaaagtggcaaaattagtgggagattagaggactgggaaatctttagggggcaacagaaagccactaaaaaatctataaagaagagtaagatagattatgagagtaaacttgctcagaatataaaaacagatagtaaaagtttccatgaatatataaaacaaaaaaagtggctaaggtaaatattggtccgttagaggatgagaagggagatttaataatgggagatgaggaaatggctgaggaactgaacaggttttttgggtcggtcttcacagtggaagacacaaataacatgccagtgactgatagaagtgaggctatgacaggtgaggaccttgagaggattgttattactaaggaagtagtgatgggcaagctaatggggctaaaggtagacgagtctcctggccctgatggaatgcatcccagagtgttaaaagagatggtgagggacattgcaaatgcactagtgataatttaccaaaattcactggactctggggtggtcccggcggattggaaattagcaaacgggacaccactgtttaaaaaaggaggtaggcagaaagcgggtaattataggccagtgagcttaacttcggtagtagggaagatgctggaatctatcatcaaagaagaaatagcgaggcatctggatggaaattgtcccattgggcagacgcagcatggattcataaaggacaggtcatgcctcactaatttagtggaattttttgaggacattaccagtgcagtagataacggggagccaatggatgtggtatatctggatttccagaaagcctttgacaaggtgccacacaaaaggttgctgcatgagacaaagatggatggcattaagggtaaagtagtagcatggatagaggatcggttaattaatagaaagcaaagagtggggattaatgggtgtttctctggttggcaaacagtagctagtggtgtccctcagggatcagtgttgggcccacaactgttcacaatttacatagatcatttggagttggggaccaagggcaatgtgtccaagtttgcagaagaccctaagatgagtgggaaagcaaaaagtgcagaggatactggaagtctgcagagggatttggataggctaagtgaatgggctagggtctagcaggtggaatacaatgttgacaaatgtgaggttatccattttggtaggaataacagcaaaagggattattatttaaatgataaaatattaaaacatgctgctgtgcagagagacctaggtgtgctagtgcacgagtcgcaaaatgttggtttacaggtgcaataggtgattaagaaggcaaatggaattttgtccttcgttgctagagggatagagtttaagactagggaggttatgctgcaattgtataaggtgttagtcaggccgcacctggagtattgtgttcagttgagaaaggatgtactggcactggagggtgtgcagaggagattcactaggttaatcccagagctgaaggggttggattatgaggagaggttgagtagactgggactgcactcgttggaatttagaaggatgaggggggatcttatagaaacatataaaattataaagggaatagataggatagatgcgggcaggttgtttccactggcgggtgaaagcagaacaagggggcatagcctcaaaataaggggaagtagatttaggactgagtttagggggaacttcttcacccaacgggttgtgaatctatggaattccttgcccagtgaagcagtagaggctccttcattaaatgtttttaagataaagatagatagttttttgaagaataaaggggttgagggtgggaaagtggaggtgagtccacaaaagatcagccatgatctcattgaatggtggagcaggctcgaggggccagatggcctactcctgctcctagttcttatgttcttatgtaagtgtatactgtatttgatgaagtgtacactgtatttgatgttgcgtacactgtatttgatgaagtgtacactgtatttgatgaagtgaATACTGTATTTGATGAAGTGAATACTGTATTTGATGTAGTGAACACTGTATTTGATGTACTGTACACTGTATTTGATGtagtgtgcactgtatttgatgtagtgtgcactgtatttgatgtagtgtgcactgtatttgatgaagtgtacactgtatttgatgaagtgtgcactgtatttgatgaagtgtgcactgtatttgacgtagtgtacactgtatttgatgaagggaatactgtatttgatgaagtgtgcactgtatttgatgaagtgtagactgtatttgatgaagtgtacactgtatttgatgaagtgtacactgtatttgatgaagtgaatactgtatttgatgtagtgtacactgtatttgatgtagtgtgcactgtatttgatgtAGTGTGCACTGTATTTCGTGAAGTGTACAACTGTATTTGATGtagtgtgcactgtatttgatgtagtgtgcactgtatttgatgaagtgtagactgtatttgatgaagtgtacactgtatttgatgaagtgtacactgtatttgatgaagtgaatactgtatttgatgtagtgtacactgtatttgatgtagtgtgcactgtatttgatgtAGTGTGCACTGTATTTCGTGAAGTGTACAACTGTATTTGATGtagtgtgcactgtatttgatgtagtgtgcactgtatttgatgaagtgtacACTGTAATTGATGAAGTGTACAACTGTATTTGGTGAAGTGTACaactgtatttgatgaagtgtgcactgtatttgatgaagtgtacACTGTATTTGGTGAAGTGTACAACTGTATTTGGTGAAGTGTACAACTGTATTTGATGtagtgtgcactgtatttgatgaagtgtgcactgtatttgatgcagtgtgcactgtatttgatgtagtatgcactgtatttgatgtagtgtacactgtatttgatgtagtgtacactgtatttgatgtagtgtgcactgtatttgatgaagtgtgcactgtatttgatgtagtgtgcactgtatttgatgtactgtgcactgtatttgatgaagtgtgcactgtatttgatgaagtgtacactgtatttgatgtGTACATTGTATTCGATGTAGTGTACACtgtatttatagaacatagaacaatacagcgcagtacaggcccttcggcccacgatgttgcaccgaaacaaaagccatctaacctacactatgccattatcatccatatgtttatccaataaacttttaaatgccctcaatgttggcgagttcactactgtagcaggtagggcattccacggcctcactactctttgcgtaaagaacctacctctgacctctgtcctatatctattacccctcagtttaaagttatgtcccctcgtgccagccatatccatccgcgggagaaggctctcactgtccaccctatccaaccccctgatcattttgtatgcctctattaagtttcctcttagccttcttctctccaacgacaacaacctcaagtccatcagcctttcctcataagattttccctccataccaggcaacatcctggtaaatctcctctgcacccgctccaaagcctccacgtccttcctataatgcggtgaccagagctgtacgcaatactccaaatgcggccgtaccagagttctgtacagctgcaacatgacctcccgactccggaactcaatccctctaccaataaaggccaacactctataggccttcttcacaaccctatcaacctgggtggcaactttcagggatctatgtacatggacacctagatccctctgctcatccacacttccaagaactttaccattagccaaacattccgcattcctgttattccttccaaagtgaatcacctcacacttctctacattaaactccatttgccacctctcagcccagctctgcagcttatctatatccctctgtaacctgctacatccttccacactatcgacaacaccaccgactttagtatcgtctgcaaatttactcacccacccttctgcgccttcctctaggtcattgataaaaatgacaaacagcaacggccccagaaaagatccttgtggtactccacttgtgactgtactccattctgaacatttcccatcaaccaccaccccctgtcttctttcagctagccaatttctgatccacatctctaaatcaccctcaatccccagcctccgtattttttgcaatagcctaccgtggggaaccttatcaaacgctttgctgaaatccatatacaccacaccaactgctctaccctcgtctacctgttcagtcaccttctcaaagaactcaataaggtttgtgaggcatggcctacccttcacaaagccatgctgactatccctgatcatattattcctatctagatgattataaatcttgtctcttataatcccctccaagactttacccactacagacgtgaggctcaccggtctatagttgccggggttgtctctgctcccctttttgaacaaaggggccacatttgctgtcctccagtcttctggcactattcctgtagccaatgctgacataaaaatcaaagccaaaggtccagcaatctcttccctggcctcccagagaatcccaggataaatcccatcaggtcccggggacttatctattttcagcctgtccagaattgccaacacctcttccctacgtacctcaatgccatctattctattagcctggggctcagcattctcctccacaacattatctttttcctgagtgaatactgacaaaaaatattcatttagtatctcgcctatctcttcagactccgcacacaatttcccatccctgtccttgactggtcctactctttccctagtcattcgcttattcctgacatacctatagcaagcttttgggttttccttgatccttcctgccaaatacttctcatgtcccctccttgctcgtcttagctctctctttagatccttcctcgctaccttgtaactatccatcgccccaactgaaacttcacatctcatcttcacataggcctccttcttcctcttaacaagagattccacttccttggtaaaccacggttccctcgctcgacgccttcctccctgcctgaccggtacatacttatcaagaacacgcagtagctgatccttgaacaagccccacttatccagtgtgcccaacacttgcagcctacttctccaccttatcccccccaagtcacgtctaatggcatcataattgcccttcccccagctataactcttgccctgcggtgtatacttatccctttccatcattaacgtaaacgtcaccgaattgtggtcactgtccccaaagtgctctcctacctccaaatccaacacctggcctggttcattacccaaaaccaaatccaacgtggccttgcctcttgttggcctgtcaacatattgtgtcaggaaaccctcctgcacacactgtacaaaaaacgacccatctattgtactcgaactatatcttttccagtcaatatttggaaagttaaagtctcccataataactaccctgttactttcgctcttatccagaatcatcttcgccatcctttcctctacatccctagaactattaggaggcctataaaaaactcccaacagggtgacctctcctttcctgtttctaacttcagcccatactacctcggaagaagagtccccatctagcatcctctccgccaccgtaatactgctcttgactagcagcgccacacctccccctcttttgcctccttctctgagcttactaaaacacctaaaccccggaacctgcaacatccattcctgtccctgctctatccatgtctccgaaatggccacaacatcgaagtcccaggtaccaacccatgctgccagttcccctaccttgtttcgtatactcctagcattgaagtagacacacttcaaaccacctacctaaacactggccccctcctgcaacgtcaaatctgtgctcctgacctctatactctcattctcccttaccctaaaactacaatccaggttcccatgcccctgctgcattagtttaaacccccccaaagagcactaacaaatctcccccccaggatatttgtgctcctcaggttcagatgtagaccatcctgtctgtagagctcccaccttccccagaaagagccccagttatccagaaatctgaatccctcccgcctgcatcatccctgtcgccacgtgtttaaatactctctctccctattcctcatctcactatcacgtggcacgggcaacaacccagagataacaaatctgtttgttctagttctgagcttccatcctagctccctgaaagcctgcctgacatccttgtcccctttcctacctatgtcgttagtgccaatgtggaccacgacttggggctgctccccctccccctaaggacccggaaaacacgatccgagacatcacgtacccttgacctgggaggcaacataccaaacgtgagtctctctcgctcccacaaaatctcctatctgtgcccctgactataaagtccccaattactaatgctctgctcctctccccccttcccttctgagcaacagggacagactccgtgccagaggcccgtaccccatggcttacccctggtaagtccccccccccccacaagtatccaaagcggtatacttgtttctcaggggaacgaccacaggggatccctgcactgactgctttttcccagcccctcttacaattacccacctatctccaatctgtggtgtaactaattccctgaagctgctatctatgaccccttctgcctcccgaatgatccgaagttcttccaactccagctccagttccctaactcggtcttggaggagctggagatggcagcacttcctgcaggtaaaatcagcagggacactaactgcatccctcacctcaaacatcctgcaggaggaacattgtactcccttccctgccattcctctaactttctaccaagatctggctaacaactaaattaaattttttataaaaaataataatataataaaatatggtacttacctcagaccaatgggttttattattaggttagaggaagagggcgggtgggagacactacactgtAATTGATGAAGTGTACACAGTATTTGATGAAGTGTACACTGTATTCGATgtagtgtacactgtatttgatgaagtgtacactgcatttgatgaagtgtacactgtatttgatgtGTACGCTGTATTTGATGTAGCGTACACTGTATTTGATgtagtgtacactgtatttgatgtGTACACTGTATTCGATGTAGTGTACACTGTATTTTATGTAGTGTATACTGTATTTGATGTAGTGTACACAGTATCTGATgtagtgtacactgtatttgaAGTGTATACTCTATTTGATGAAGTGTAGAGTGTATTTGATGTAGTAGTGTACACTATTTGATGAAGTGTGCACTCTATTTGATGTAGTGTACACTCTATttgataaaaaataataatataataaaatatggtacttacctcagaccaatgggttttattattaggttagaggaagagggcgggtgggagacactacactgtAATTGATGAAGTGTACACAATATTTGATGAAGTGTACACTGTATTCGATgtagtgtacactgtatttgatgaagtgtacactgtatttgatgtagtgtacactgtatttgatgaagtgtacactgtatttgatgCGTACGCTGTATTTGATGTAGCGTACACTGTATTTGATgtagtgtacactgtatttgatgtGTACACTGTATTCGATGTAGTGTACACTGTATTTTATGTAGTGTATACTGTATTTGATGTAGTGCACACAGTATCTGATATAGTGTACACTGTATTTGAAGTGTATACTCTATTTGATGAAGTGTAGAGTGTATTTGATGTAGTAGTGTACACTATTTGATGAAGTGTGCACTCTATTTGATGTAGTGTACACTCTATTTGATGaagtgtacactgtatttgatgtagtgtacactgtatttggtgtagtgtacactgtatttgatgaagtgtgcactgtatttgatgaagtgtgcactgtatttgatgaagtgtagactgtatttgatgtagtgtacactgtatttgatgaagtgtgcactgtatttgatgaagtgtacactgtatttggtgtagtgtgcactgtatttgatgaagtgtagactgtatttgatgtagtgtacactgtatttgatgaagtgtgcactgtatttgatgaagtgtagactgtatttgatgaagtgtgcactgtatttgatgaagtgtacactgtatttgatgaagtgtgcactgtatttgatgaagtgtacactgtatttga
This window contains:
- the LOC140427213 gene encoding uncharacterized protein; translation: MQENKGRSPMECLIGRGFISVAGQGSSRSKMEPKIERTSGTEQWVIFQEELQHLEYRAHFIKYSAHFIKYSAHFIKYSAHFIKYSAHCIKYSAHFFKYSAHYTKYSVHFIKYSAHFIKYSVHFIKYSAHFIKYSVHFIKYSAHFIKYSLHFIKYSAHFIKYSVHYIKYSLHFIKYSAHYTKYSVHFIKYSAHFIKYSVHYIKYSLRFIKYSAHFIKYSAHFIKYSAHYTKYSVHFIKYSAHFIKYSVHFIKYSAHFIKYSVHFIKYSAHFIKYSLHFIKYSAHFIKYSVHYIKYSLHFIKYSAHYTKYSVHFIKYSAHFIKYSVHYIKYSLHFIKYSAHFIKYSAHFIKYSVHYTKYSVHYIKYSSIHFKYSVHYIRYCVHYIKYSIHYIKYSVHYIEYSVHIKYSVHYIKYSVRYIKYSVRIKYSVHFIKYSVHYIKYSVHFIKYSVHYIEYSVHFIKYCVHFINYSVVIHFKYSVHYIRYCVHYIKYSIHYIKYSVHYIEYSVHIKYSVHYIKYSVRYIKYSVHIKYSVHFIKCM